A DNA window from Brenneria izadpanahii contains the following coding sequences:
- a CDS encoding DUF3772 domain-containing protein yields the protein MRTLLSALLRIFLLAIFVMPAGYAAAADSDPQPAQAEAPVKINIDAELVSLQKQLDSIKQQVSGTNSDSKFGALNDTTQQLVSSADDLSAAVAPLRTQLQAQLDVLGPAPEPGSTINETNEVTRKRNSLNAQKAKMDAQIEQIQALRTGAANLSAQIITLRRNALKTQLALNSGSVLGSRFWSPIVTPQAEDLRKLSVFQTQLSDAFMASWQPEWRYGSIFFLLIAIALVTAGRRYMEKYLAWAGIHLLPEGRLRRSFLATASAMSTVLTIGIAANLLYFTFTRHGEAVERVETFLDTLTKLAVFCSMIAGLGRAFLSNQRPSWRLPAISNPVAKAMDRFPVITALLILLFGVIEQVTATVGTSVSATIMVNGLSALCLALTVGVIALKSDQVRRQMVIEGAQPEARSTLAGMVHLAVLVTSFSVLVSLVIGYISLARFLTYELVWIGMVFSCLYLFSTFITDICESVFSPNSASGRRIKNSLNLDDRHLAQATALLSASGKVLLILMAAVALLNGTFGTTTPLELVQKAVELWGGKGLETVSIVPAHLVNAVLFLLIGIYVLRSSKRWLEEEFLPKTTLDRGIRASLVTLFTNIGYILIILLTLATLGIQWNKLAWIVSALSVGIGFGLQEIVKNFISGLILLTERPVKVGDLVNISGVEGDIRRINVRATEIQLSDRSTVIVPNSQFISQNVRNITMGNALGVATLALTFPLDIDPEEVRTILMDAYTEHESILDAPAPSVTFSQLTPTGMVLSVTGYVNSPRLVAGAKSDLLFDIIRRLRASNIPLAVPQRMVLENPVAGLPEDIEVEEK from the coding sequence ATGCGTACCTTGCTATCTGCACTATTGCGTATTTTCTTGTTGGCGATATTTGTAATGCCTGCCGGATATGCGGCTGCGGCGGATTCAGATCCTCAGCCAGCACAGGCTGAAGCGCCAGTAAAAATAAATATTGATGCTGAACTGGTGAGTCTGCAAAAACAGCTGGACAGTATTAAGCAGCAGGTGTCGGGCACCAATAGCGACAGTAAATTTGGGGCGTTGAATGATACGACGCAGCAGTTGGTCAGCAGTGCGGACGATCTATCCGCGGCCGTCGCTCCGCTGCGCACGCAGCTACAGGCTCAACTGGATGTTTTAGGGCCGGCGCCTGAACCTGGCTCCACCATTAATGAAACGAATGAGGTGACGCGAAAGCGCAATAGCCTGAATGCCCAGAAGGCGAAGATGGATGCGCAGATTGAACAGATTCAGGCTCTGCGTACCGGCGCGGCCAACCTTTCCGCGCAGATTATTACGCTGCGGCGTAATGCGTTGAAAACGCAGCTGGCGTTAAATTCCGGCAGTGTTTTGGGCTCGCGCTTTTGGTCGCCGATTGTGACGCCTCAGGCTGAAGATTTGCGCAAACTTAGCGTATTTCAGACTCAGCTAAGCGATGCATTTATGGCTTCCTGGCAGCCTGAGTGGCGGTATGGTTCCATTTTCTTTCTGCTGATTGCCATCGCCTTGGTCACCGCCGGTCGCCGTTATATGGAGAAATACCTGGCCTGGGCCGGGATCCATCTGCTGCCGGAAGGGCGTCTGAGACGAAGTTTTCTGGCGACGGCAAGCGCCATGTCCACCGTACTGACTATCGGTATCGCCGCGAATTTATTGTATTTCACCTTTACGCGTCATGGTGAAGCGGTCGAGCGGGTGGAAACATTTCTGGATACGCTGACGAAGCTGGCTGTTTTTTGTTCGATGATTGCCGGGCTGGGGCGCGCATTTCTTTCGAACCAGCGTCCTTCCTGGCGGCTTCCGGCAATCTCTAACCCGGTTGCTAAGGCCATGGATCGTTTCCCGGTGATTACTGCGCTGCTTATTTTGCTGTTCGGCGTCATTGAACAAGTGACGGCCACCGTGGGAACGTCTGTATCGGCCACCATTATGGTGAACGGGTTATCCGCATTGTGTCTGGCGCTGACGGTAGGCGTCATTGCGCTGAAAAGCGATCAGGTTCGCCGCCAGATGGTGATTGAGGGGGCGCAACCAGAAGCCCGCTCAACGTTGGCCGGCATGGTCCATCTGGCGGTGTTAGTGACGTCGTTCTCTGTTCTGGTTTCATTGGTGATCGGTTATATCTCGCTGGCTCGTTTCCTGACCTATGAGCTGGTGTGGATTGGCATGGTTTTTTCGTGCCTCTATCTATTTTCGACATTTATCACCGATATTTGCGAAAGCGTTTTTTCTCCCAACAGCGCCAGCGGACGGAGAATTAAAAACTCCCTCAATCTCGACGATCGACATCTGGCGCAGGCGACGGCGTTGCTTTCCGCCAGCGGGAAAGTGTTGTTGATTTTGATGGCCGCGGTCGCTTTGCTGAATGGCACCTTTGGCACCACAACGCCGCTGGAGCTGGTGCAGAAGGCCGTTGAGTTGTGGGGCGGCAAGGGGCTGGAAACCGTGAGCATTGTGCCGGCCCATTTGGTGAATGCGGTGCTTTTTCTGCTTATCGGAATATATGTGCTGCGTTCTTCAAAGCGCTGGCTGGAAGAGGAGTTTCTTCCCAAAACGACGCTGGATCGCGGTATTCGGGCGTCACTGGTGACGTTATTTACCAATATTGGCTATATCCTGATTATTCTGCTGACGCTGGCGACGCTCGGTATTCAGTGGAATAAGCTGGCATGGATTGTCAGCGCGCTGTCGGTAGGTATCGGTTTCGGCTTACAGGAGATCGTAAAAAACTTTATTTCCGGTTTGATTTTGCTGACCGAACGCCCGGTTAAGGTCGGCGATCTGGTGAATATCAGCGGTGTCGAAGGGGACATCCGGCGGATTAACGTTCGAGCCACGGAAATTCAGTTGAGTGACCGTTCAACGGTCATCGTGCCTAACTCGCAGTTTATCTCACAGAATGTACGCAATATTACCATGGGGAATGCGCTTGGGGTGGCTACGCTCGCATTGACGTTTCCGCTGGATATCGATCCTGAGGAGGTCAGAACCATCCTGATGGATGCCTATACCGAGCATGAGTCAATCCTCGACGCGCCTGCGCCGTCCGTCACGTTCAGTCAGTTAACGCCGACCGGGATGGTGCTGAGCGTGACGGGCTATGTCAACAGTCCGCGTCTGGTTGCCGGAGCGAAAAGCGATCTGCTGTTCGATATCATCAGACGATTAAGAGCATCTAATATTCCATTGGCGGTGCCGCAGAGGATGGTGCTGGAAAATCCGGTAGCCGGCTTGCCGGAGGATATTGAGGTTGAAGAAAAATAA
- the dgcA gene encoding N-acetyl-D-Glu racemase DgcA has product MTELELFHESWPLQGTFTISRGSKSQADVVVVALRSGDATGYGECVPYARYGESIESVMAQISALSDDIRHGLDREHLQTRLPAGAARNAVDCAFWDLECKQHNQRIWQRLNLPAPNVLETAYTLSLDTPARMQQAAQQHAKRPLLKLKLADKDDLARVAAVRKGAPSARLIVDANEGWDAELYLKLVPELAALGVAMIEQPLPAGKDSVLAELPHPIPICADESCHDSHSLEAITGCYDMINIKLDKTGGLTEALRLRTSALERGMQIMVGCMVSTSLSMAPAFIVAQGAQVVDLDGPLLLQRDRTNGLRYDGSQIHASEAALWG; this is encoded by the coding sequence ATGACCGAGCTCGAACTATTCCATGAAAGTTGGCCGCTGCAGGGTACATTTACCATTTCGCGCGGCAGTAAAAGTCAGGCCGACGTAGTGGTTGTCGCTCTCCGATCCGGCGACGCAACCGGCTATGGGGAATGCGTTCCTTATGCGCGTTACGGCGAATCCATCGAAAGCGTGATGGCGCAAATCTCCGCACTGAGCGACGACATCCGTCATGGTCTGGATCGTGAACATCTGCAAACCCGACTGCCAGCCGGCGCGGCGCGTAACGCCGTTGACTGCGCCTTTTGGGATCTGGAATGCAAACAGCATAACCAGCGGATTTGGCAGCGTTTGAATCTACCGGCGCCGAATGTATTGGAAACAGCGTATACCTTGTCGCTGGATACGCCGGCGCGGATGCAACAGGCCGCGCAGCAACACGCCAAGCGACCGTTGCTCAAGCTGAAACTGGCGGACAAAGACGATTTGGCCAGAGTGGCGGCGGTGCGCAAAGGCGCGCCATCCGCACGCCTGATCGTAGACGCCAATGAAGGATGGGATGCCGAACTGTACCTAAAACTGGTGCCGGAACTGGCTGCGTTAGGCGTCGCGATGATTGAACAGCCGCTTCCCGCCGGAAAAGATAGCGTATTGGCCGAACTGCCGCATCCGATCCCGATATGCGCCGATGAATCCTGTCATGACAGTCATTCGCTTGAAGCCATCACCGGATGCTATGACATGATCAACATCAAGCTGGACAAAACCGGCGGCCTGACCGAAGCTCTTCGCCTGCGAACCAGCGCGTTGGAACGGGGGATGCAGATCATGGTCGGCTGCATGGTGAGCACCTCGCTGTCAATGGCGCCGGCCTTTATCGTGGCTCAGGGCGCACAGGTTGTCGATCTGGATGGCCCTCTGTTATTACAGCGTGACCGTACCAACGGGCTGCGTTATGACGGCAGCCAAATACACGCGTCAGAAGCGGCTCTGTGGGGCTAA
- a CDS encoding H-NS family nucleoid-associated regulatory protein, which produces MSEALKVLNNIRTLRAQAREIDLETLEEMLEKLTAIVEDRREEEASIQKEQAERQAKIDALRAKLLEDGIDPAELLGSVSTSKSAKAKREPRPAKYKYIDENGDEKTWTGQGRTPKAITAALESGKTLDDFKI; this is translated from the coding sequence ATGAGTGAAGCTCTAAAAGTATTAAATAACATTCGTACGCTGCGTGCTCAGGCGCGTGAAATCGATCTGGAAACACTGGAAGAAATGCTGGAGAAGCTTACTGCCATTGTTGAAGACCGCCGTGAAGAAGAAGCATCAATCCAGAAAGAGCAGGCTGAACGCCAGGCTAAAATTGATGCCTTGCGTGCCAAACTCCTGGAAGACGGCATTGATCCGGCTGAACTCCTCGGTTCTGTGTCTACCAGCAAATCAGCAAAAGCCAAACGTGAACCTCGTCCTGCCAAATATAAATATATTGATGAAAATGGCGATGAAAAAACGTGGACAGGTCAGGGCCGGACGCCTAAGGCTATAACTGCCGCCCTTGAAAGTGGTAAAACCCTGGATGATTTTAAGATCTGA
- a CDS encoding LysR family transcriptional regulator gives MPMPQTTLEQWSVLRTVVESGSFAKAAEQLNRSQSSVSYAVNRLQERLGVALLRIDGRKARLTEAGRTLLADATPLIEDMIMLEVRGRSLLAGHEAQVRLLVECIFPRPLLFRILTTFQQQYPAVQIELRELVRQALPDPATLAYDLAVSMWDITSQNARKMFDVELIAVAHHGHALHQRGISLTQATLSRYPMVSIQHHDSNPVVLHAPSMTSRQWRVNTVEAAIGAVSSGLCYGWLPRHMIEAELKEGRLLPLPLLSGASRQIPLCLSYSSRERVGIATQALAELLLASSG, from the coding sequence ATGCCAATGCCACAAACAACGCTTGAACAATGGTCGGTACTGCGCACCGTAGTTGAATCCGGCAGTTTTGCCAAAGCGGCCGAACAACTCAACCGCAGCCAATCTTCGGTTAGTTATGCGGTTAACCGTCTGCAAGAGCGGCTGGGAGTGGCGTTGTTGCGGATTGACGGGCGTAAGGCGCGGCTGACGGAGGCCGGACGCACGCTGCTGGCTGACGCCACGCCGCTGATCGAAGATATGATCATGCTGGAAGTCCGGGGGCGTTCGCTGCTGGCGGGGCATGAAGCGCAGGTGAGGCTGCTGGTGGAATGTATCTTCCCGCGTCCGTTGTTGTTCCGGATATTGACCACCTTTCAGCAACAGTATCCGGCGGTGCAGATCGAACTCAGGGAACTGGTGCGTCAAGCGCTGCCCGATCCGGCGACGCTGGCTTACGATCTGGCCGTCAGCATGTGGGATATAACCAGCCAGAACGCCAGAAAAATGTTTGATGTTGAGCTGATTGCCGTCGCCCATCACGGCCACGCGCTGCATCAGCGGGGTATCAGCCTGACGCAGGCTACGCTGTCGCGTTATCCGATGGTGTCCATTCAACATCACGATAGCAATCCGGTCGTTCTGCATGCTCCGTCTATGACCAGCCGGCAATGGCGGGTAAACACGGTGGAAGCGGCCATCGGCGCGGTGAGCAGCGGTTTGTGCTACGGCTGGTTGCCCCGCCACATGATTGAAGCCGAGCTGAAAGAGGGACGTCTGCTGCCGTTGCCCTTGCTGAGCGGCGCTTCGCGCCAGATCCCGTTGTGTCTGAGCTACTCCAGCCGGGAACGCGTCGGCATCGCCACCCAGGCGCTGGCCGAACTGCTGCTGGCAAGCAGCGGATGA
- a CDS encoding acetyltransferase produces MFKIRPSTKQDTPRIMEIWRKAVDATHHFLTIKDRSAIEKELASFFPTVELTLGCESTGRAIGFMYLHDGHLEALFIDPEYHGRGVGKALLYAGLSRYPQLTTDVNEQNTQAVGFYERIGFERIGRSATDGQGRPYPLIHLQFHSDS; encoded by the coding sequence ATGTTTAAAATTCGCCCATCTACAAAGCAAGACACCCCGCGTATTATGGAAATATGGCGTAAAGCTGTTGATGCTACGCATCATTTTTTAACCATAAAAGATCGCTCGGCTATAGAAAAGGAACTTGCTTCATTCTTTCCAACAGTAGAGCTTACGCTCGGGTGTGAATCAACCGGTCGTGCAATTGGTTTCATGTATTTACATGACGGACATCTGGAAGCGCTTTTTATTGACCCTGAATATCATGGACGAGGCGTGGGCAAGGCTCTGCTATATGCCGGGCTTTCACGATATCCGCAGTTGACCACTGATGTAAATGAACAGAATACACAAGCCGTAGGATTTTATGAACGCATTGGCTTTGAGCGTATTGGCCGCTCTGCAACTGATGGCCAGGGACGCCCTTATCCATTAATTCATCTACAATTCCATTCGGATTCATAG
- the dgcN gene encoding N-acetyltransferase DgcN — MDIKKPYLLFLGDAHDQLAAKVAIGIKQWHPEYCVGQYRMDGCHADCDLPDMDISAARAAGAKTLVIGVANRGGIISEQWIAVLREALESGMDLAAGLHNRLADVPELSELAAKLGRSLFDVRHPSQTYPVANGRKRAGKRLLPVGTDCSCGKMYTALAIEKEILSRGGKATFRATGQTGILISGAGVSIDAVVSDFTAGAVETIAPANDEDHWDVIEGQGSLFHPSFAGVTTGIIHGAQPDALVLCHEPTRKTMRGVDYPIPDIADCMALNLSVAHLTNPKARFVGISVNTAALNEKDALQLMAELEKKFGLPVVDPFRQGVGRIVDQLASL; from the coding sequence ATGGATATCAAAAAACCTTATTTATTATTCCTTGGCGATGCACACGATCAGTTAGCGGCAAAAGTTGCTATCGGAATTAAACAGTGGCACCCGGAATATTGTGTTGGTCAATATCGTATGGACGGCTGCCATGCCGACTGCGATTTACCGGATATGGACATCAGCGCCGCCCGCGCGGCAGGTGCGAAAACGTTAGTCATCGGGGTCGCCAACCGCGGCGGGATCATTTCAGAACAATGGATCGCCGTATTGCGTGAAGCGCTGGAAAGCGGCATGGATCTGGCCGCCGGTCTGCATAATCGCCTGGCCGATGTGCCGGAACTCAGCGAACTGGCCGCCAAACTTGGCCGCTCGCTCTTCGACGTTCGCCATCCGTCGCAAACGTACCCGGTGGCCAACGGACGCAAACGCGCAGGTAAACGCTTGCTGCCGGTCGGCACCGATTGTTCCTGCGGTAAGATGTATACCGCGCTGGCGATCGAAAAAGAAATTTTATCGCGGGGCGGCAAAGCGACCTTCCGGGCCACCGGCCAAACCGGGATCCTGATTAGCGGCGCGGGCGTAAGTATTGATGCCGTGGTATCCGACTTTACCGCCGGCGCGGTTGAAACCATCGCTCCCGCAAATGATGAAGATCACTGGGATGTTATCGAAGGACAGGGATCGCTGTTCCACCCGTCTTTTGCCGGCGTGACCACCGGAATTATTCATGGCGCGCAACCGGATGCGCTGGTGCTATGCCATGAACCGACCCGTAAAACCATGCGCGGCGTTGACTACCCTATTCCCGATATCGCCGATTGCATGGCTTTAAACTTATCGGTCGCACATTTAACCAATCCTAAAGCTCGTTTTGTCGGGATCTCCGTTAACACGGCGGCACTCAACGAAAAAGACGCATTACAACTGATGGCTGAACTTGAGAAAAAATTCGGCCTGCCGGTGGTCGATCCGTTCCGCCAGGGCGTAGGGCGTATTGTCGACCAATTGGCCAGCCTATGA
- a CDS encoding coniferyl aldehyde dehydrogenase → MANQTSPAALIVNNRPASHEDFTQLLALLKKRHISSPPSAEERRNRLLRAIRLLKQNKEAFAAAYSKDFGFRSPINTLISDILGSVAALQYAYDHLPAWMESEARDSPFPDTQAFIDYRPLGVIGIISPWNFPLVLTFGPLADVIAAGNIAVIKPSSSTPNGSALLCKLIGEHFSPEEISTVQGHNAGTFFAAQPFDHLVFTGSTATGKQIMSAAAENLTPVTLELGGKSPVIISESSDLRQAVERILTVKTFNAGQICISPDYVLVPRRKIGEFVAHAQAFIASSYPTLRDNPDYTAIINAKAFRRLHGLVKEAASLGAEVFELNPANENLDSEALHKMAPTLLVNVPDSALVMREEIFGPVLPVQGYATYAECIDTINRMPRPLAAYYFGHEQAEIDQLREHTLSGSLVINDVMSHVLLHDIPFGGVGASGIGAYHGIEGFKRFSHARPVFIQSAQGHSNLPMRAPYGDEVRAFVDQQLDSMGNPAKA, encoded by the coding sequence ATGGCAAATCAAACATCACCTGCGGCGCTAATCGTGAATAACCGCCCGGCGTCGCATGAGGATTTTACTCAGTTACTGGCGTTGCTCAAAAAACGTCATATCAGTTCCCCTCCTTCCGCCGAGGAGAGGCGCAATCGCCTGCTGCGCGCGATCCGCCTGTTAAAACAGAACAAAGAGGCTTTCGCCGCGGCTTACAGCAAGGACTTCGGCTTCAGAAGCCCGATTAATACCCTGATTTCCGATATACTGGGTTCGGTCGCCGCGTTGCAGTACGCTTATGACCATCTACCCGCCTGGATGGAAAGCGAAGCGCGCGACTCGCCGTTTCCGGATACCCAGGCATTTATCGACTATCGCCCGCTCGGCGTCATCGGCATCATCAGTCCGTGGAATTTTCCTCTGGTGCTCACCTTTGGGCCGCTGGCGGACGTTATCGCCGCGGGTAATATCGCCGTGATCAAACCCTCCAGCTCAACGCCGAACGGCTCCGCTTTGCTCTGCAAGCTTATTGGCGAACACTTTTCCCCAGAAGAGATTTCGACGGTGCAGGGCCACAACGCCGGGACATTTTTCGCCGCGCAACCCTTCGATCATTTGGTGTTTACCGGCAGCACGGCGACCGGTAAACAGATTATGTCCGCCGCGGCGGAAAATCTCACCCCGGTTACGCTGGAGCTTGGCGGCAAATCACCGGTCATCATTTCCGAAAGCAGCGATTTACGTCAAGCCGTCGAACGTATTCTGACGGTGAAAACGTTTAATGCCGGCCAGATCTGCATTTCCCCGGATTACGTCTTGGTGCCCCGGCGTAAAATTGGGGAATTCGTCGCACACGCACAGGCATTCATCGCGTCATCCTATCCGACGCTCAGGGATAACCCGGATTACACCGCCATTATCAACGCGAAGGCATTCAGGCGGTTACACGGGCTTGTCAAAGAGGCCGCCAGTCTGGGCGCTGAGGTCTTCGAGCTTAACCCGGCCAATGAAAATCTGGACAGTGAAGCGCTGCATAAAATGGCGCCCACGCTGCTGGTGAATGTTCCCGATTCGGCGCTTGTGATGCGGGAAGAGATCTTCGGCCCGGTGCTGCCGGTACAGGGCTATGCCACCTATGCCGAATGCATCGATACCATCAATCGTATGCCGCGGCCTCTGGCCGCTTATTACTTCGGTCACGAACAGGCTGAAATCGACCAGTTACGTGAGCATACTCTCTCCGGATCGCTGGTGATAAACGACGTTATGTCTCATGTTCTGCTCCATGATATCCCCTTCGGCGGCGTCGGGGCATCGGGAATAGGCGCCTACCACGGCATAGAAGGTTTCAAACGTTTTAGCCACGCGCGCCCGGTATTCATCCAGAGCGCGCAAGGCCATTCCAATCTCCCCATGCGCGCGCCATACGGCGATGAGGTCAGAGCGTTTGTGGATCAGCAACTCGATAGTATGGGTAATCCGGCGAAAGCGTGA
- a CDS encoding zinc-binding dehydrogenase, producing MNAKYRAVQATGNGVLELIERPLPAPGAGEVLLAVEACGICHTDAFTVEYGFAGLTYPRVPGHEVIGRITQCGEGIDSRWRIGQRVGVGYLAGRCGQCESCRRGDFINCADQQVTGVHRDGGYAEAMVANQHGLIAIPDDLDSISAAPLLCAGITTFNALRKSGVKAGQTAVIQGIGGLGHLGIQYARSMGLRTIAIARGIEKQKLALELGAHHYIDSQSGDPAEALVALGGAEVIVATASNPATFGPLLRGLNPHGRLVIVGVGNEPISINVGDLLSGERSVKGVVTGSPSESETMLNFSLLQNIRAKIETIPLELAAEGYAKMMRNEARFRIVMTIGEPAG from the coding sequence ATGAACGCTAAGTATCGCGCAGTGCAAGCGACAGGCAACGGCGTGCTTGAACTTATCGAACGCCCTCTGCCGGCCCCTGGCGCCGGCGAGGTATTGCTCGCCGTCGAAGCCTGTGGGATCTGTCACACCGATGCATTTACGGTGGAATATGGTTTTGCCGGATTAACCTATCCCAGAGTTCCGGGTCATGAGGTCATTGGCCGAATTACGCAATGCGGCGAAGGCATCGACTCGCGCTGGCGCATCGGTCAGCGCGTCGGCGTAGGATACCTCGCAGGACGCTGCGGCCAATGCGAATCCTGCCGTCGCGGCGACTTTATCAACTGCGCCGATCAGCAGGTAACCGGCGTCCATCGCGACGGCGGATACGCCGAGGCCATGGTCGCCAACCAGCATGGTCTTATCGCCATTCCCGACGATCTGGATTCGATCAGCGCGGCCCCGCTGCTATGTGCGGGCATTACCACCTTCAACGCGCTGCGTAAGTCGGGGGTGAAAGCGGGTCAGACCGCAGTCATTCAAGGGATCGGGGGGCTGGGTCATCTCGGTATCCAATATGCGCGGAGCATGGGCTTACGCACCATCGCCATTGCCCGCGGCATCGAAAAGCAGAAGCTGGCCCTCGAACTTGGCGCGCATCACTATATCGATAGCCAGTCAGGGGATCCCGCAGAGGCGCTCGTCGCTTTAGGGGGCGCGGAAGTGATCGTCGCGACGGCATCGAATCCGGCCACGTTCGGGCCGCTGCTGCGCGGCCTCAATCCTCATGGACGCCTGGTTATCGTTGGCGTAGGAAACGAACCGATTAGCATCAATGTGGGCGATCTGTTATCCGGCGAACGTTCGGTTAAAGGCGTGGTTACCGGCTCGCCGAGCGAATCCGAAACCATGCTCAACTTCAGTCTGCTGCAAAATATCCGCGCCAAAATCGAGACAATCCCCCTGGAGCTGGCGGCGGAAGGATATGCGAAGATGATGCGCAACGAAGCCCGTTTCCGCATCGTCATGACGATCGGGGAACCGGCCGGTTAA
- a CDS encoding YybH family protein, which translates to MSTEDFQSLMNFYAEDAAMVVRPDLVVKGKENILKAFIAIAEHFQHKLVVTQGEMKIIEGAGNALIIMETLLDIPASDGTLSQITRRATYEFRQEANGEWLCTIDNSYGTTLLDTF; encoded by the coding sequence ATCTCAACTGAAGATTTTCAATCCCTAATGAATTTTTATGCTGAAGACGCCGCGATGGTTGTAAGACCCGATCTTGTTGTAAAGGGTAAAGAAAATATACTTAAAGCGTTTATCGCAATTGCTGAACATTTCCAACATAAATTAGTCGTCACCCAAGGTGAAATGAAAATTATCGAAGGCGCAGGAAACGCGTTGATTATCATGGAAACCTTGTTAGATATTCCCGCCTCTGATGGAACCCTATCTCAAATAACACGCCGGGCCACATACGAATTTCGTCAAGAGGCTAATGGCGAATGGCTTTGCACTATCGATAACTCTTACGGGACCACGCTCTTAGATACGTTTTAA
- a CDS encoding D-amino-acid transaminase, with protein MQRLVYVDGQYVQESEAKISVFDRGFLFADAVYEVTAVVNGKLAEFDGHMTRLQRSCHELSLTLPVTPAELKDIHDALIEKNGMKEGAIYLQLSRGNAGDRDFHFPSAEVKPTLVLFTQARAVLDNPKADSGLNVVTCPDIRWHRRDIKTVSLLAACLAKEYAHTQHADDAFMVENGFVTEGSSCNCYIVLHDKTVVTRPLSNDILHGITRQSLLKLAASDDIKLEERLFTPEEAYHASEIFISSATTFVLPVVTLDGRIIGDGKPGPVARRLREIYIEMVKQQVK; from the coding sequence ATGCAACGTCTTGTTTATGTTGATGGGCAATATGTGCAGGAAAGCGAGGCAAAAATTTCGGTGTTTGACCGCGGTTTTCTCTTCGCTGATGCCGTATATGAAGTGACTGCGGTAGTGAATGGCAAATTGGCCGAGTTTGACGGCCATATGACGCGTCTGCAACGCTCTTGCCATGAATTGTCGCTCACGTTGCCCGTAACTCCGGCCGAACTCAAGGATATCCACGATGCCTTGATTGAAAAAAATGGCATGAAAGAAGGCGCGATTTATCTGCAGTTAAGCCGTGGCAATGCCGGCGATCGTGACTTCCATTTTCCTTCGGCCGAAGTGAAACCCACCCTGGTGCTGTTTACTCAGGCTCGCGCCGTCCTGGATAATCCTAAAGCGGACAGCGGCCTGAACGTCGTAACCTGCCCGGACATCCGCTGGCATCGCCGAGATATTAAAACGGTCAGCCTGCTGGCGGCCTGCCTGGCGAAAGAGTACGCCCATACCCAGCATGCCGACGATGCCTTTATGGTAGAAAACGGATTTGTTACCGAAGGCAGTTCCTGTAACTGCTATATCGTCCTGCACGATAAAACCGTGGTGACGCGCCCGTTAAGTAACGATATCCTGCACGGTATCACCCGTCAGTCGCTATTGAAGCTGGCGGCTAGCGATGATATCAAACTGGAAGAACGTCTCTTCACCCCGGAAGAAGCCTATCATGCCAGTGAAATTTTCATCAGTTCGGCAACCACCTTCGTTTTGCCCGTGGTCACGCTCGACGGCAGAATCATCGGCGATGGGAAACCCGGCCCGGTAGCCCGCCGGCTGAGAGAAATTTATATTGAAATGGTGAAGCAACAGGTCAAATAA